The DNA segment TTGGCTGTTTTACTTTTGGAATTTCAAAACTTTGCGGATGAGAAAAAGGCCAAAGTGCTTTCGGGAATTCATAGGCTTGGGAGCGACCCAAAACGATTTTCTGAATCAGAATCTCTCAGTCCAGGAGAAGGGAAAAAACTTTTCCTCGCACTGCATCTGGAAGAGAGCCCGGAAGTAATTCTATTAGACGAACCAACCAACCATTTGGATCTCAAATCTTTGGAAGCTTTAGAATCATCTTTAACGACACTCAGTTCTGCTCTTGTGGTGGTCAGTCATGACCGGAGATTTGTGGAAACATTGGCCAAGGAAGAATGGTGTTTGGAAAACCTGTCGCTCGTTCAAAAACATCTAGACAGAATCTAAGGATTGTACTTAGAATAATTCTAAGGAGTGACTTTATGCCACAAGTGACATCACATGCCCCAGATTTTAAAGCAACTGCAGTGATCGGGGACAGTTTTAAAGAAATCAAATTGTCTGATTACAAAGGAAAATGGGTGGTACTGTTTTTCTATCCGCTCGATTTTACATTTGTTTGTCCGACAGAAATTATTGAATACGATGCAAAACTCGAAGATTTTAAAAAGATCGGAGCTGAAGTTTTGGGAGTTTCTGTTGATAGCGAATTTTCACACTTAGCTTGGAAAAAAACTGCCAGAAAAGAAGGTGGTATTGGAGAGATCAAATACCCACTCATCGCTGACAAAACAAAAGAAATTGCAAAGTCTTTTGGAGTTCTCATCGAGTCTGGTCCAGATGCAGGAGTTGCGCTTCGCGGAACTTTTATCATCGATCCAGCGGGAATCATTCGCCAAGCAACTGTTAACGACCTTCCTGTGGGACGTAACATTGAAGAAGCAGTTCGCCTCATCAAAGCTTTCCAATTTGTGGAAAAACACGGTGAAGTTTGCCCTGCGAATTGGGACGAAGGAAAGAAAACGATGAAAGCAGATCCTACAGGATCCAAGGCTTACTTCGCTTCTGTAAATTAATTTAGTATTCTCTACAAGTAGAGAAGGGAGAAACAATGGAATCAACAACCGACTTAGACAAGGTTTCCTTAGGATTTTACAAACCTGATAATTTTCCAAAAGGGCTCACTCGTAAGGTTGTTGAATCGATTTCCCATATTAAAAATGAACCAAGTTGGTTATCTGAATTTCGTTTAAAGGCTTTTGAAGTTTATGAACAGAAACCCATGCCAACTTGGGGATTCATTCCGCAGTTTCAGATCAATATTGATGACTATGTGCATTACGTAGGTTCCAACCAAAAAAAGAAAAAATCTTGGGACGAAGTGGATCCCGAAATCCTACGTAGTTTTGAAAAATTGGGAATTCCCGAACACGAAAGGAAGTACCTTGCCGGAATCGAAACCATGAACGATTCCGAAACCATTTATGCCAATGTCAAAAAAGAACTCACTGATTTAGGAATTCTTTTCTGTGACATTGATACCGCCATCCGTGAATACCCAGAACTGGTTCGGGAATATTTGGGAACTGTAGTCACCATTGGTGATAATAAGTTTTCGGCACTAAACTCCGCTGTTTTTAGCGGTGGATCTTTTGCTTACATTCCTAAGGGAGTCAAAACTCCCATGCCTCTTCAGGCATATTTTAAAGTAACGGCTGCTAGTTCTGGACAATATGAACGCACACTTCTCATTGCAGACGAAGGAGCTCATTTGGAATACAGCGAAGGTTGTACCTCTGTCCAAGATAAGGGGACCAACTTCCACACGGCAGTGGTAGAGCTCGTAGCCAAAAAGAATTCTAAAATCTTTTATACCACCATTCAAAATTGGAAAAAGAATATGTACAATTGGACTGTGAAACGAGGGATCTGCGAAGAAGCCGCTCATATCACTTGGACCGATTGTAATATTGGTGCCAATACCATCAAATACCCAGGGATCATTTTACAAGGTGACCATTCTACGGGTGATGTTTTGTCTTTGGCCTTTGCCGGAAGTGGGCAAGTGCAAGATACGGGGGCTCGGATCATCCATGTCGGTAAAAACACTCGTTCCAATATTTTAGCGAAAGGTGTGGCCCTCGATGGAGGAATCAATTCCTATCGAGGACTTGTCAAATTTGAACCATCTAGCAAAGGATCTTACAGCCATATCAAATGTGATGGACTGATGATGGACAACCGTTCTCAGTCTCATGCCTATCCTTACAATGATGTATCAGGGGAAGAGGGAACTTTAAACTACGAAGCCACTGTCTCTAAAATTGATGACGACCAATTGTTTTATCTTCAATCCCGAGGTATGAATGAAGATGATGCAAAGTTACTCATCATCAATGGATTTTGTGAAGGGGTCACCAAACACTTAGATGTGGAATATTCTGTTGAGATGACAAAACTCATCAAAATGATTTTGGAAGATGGAAAGGTGATTGCCGAAACATAAATTTCGGCCATTCATTTTCTAGAAGATTCTTTTTTCTATTTCGTCCCGGTTCTGCCACAATGGTTGCACTAGCGGTGGCAGTTTGATTCTCTATGGTTTTTATTTCTTAAAAATAAGAAGTGCTACGGCTGCACTGGCAATCAGTAATCCCAAAAATTCTCTCACCTCTTCCACTTCCATGCCAAAGTAGGGAGTTTGCGAAAAATAATACCCTGACAAAACGAGATAAATCGGAATCAGAATCCATCCCACAAACTTGGGAACTGGACGAAACAAACTGGCAAGGGCAATCAAGGCCACAAACGCATAAATGGGAAACCAAAGGTAAGGATCCGGGTCGTTCAATTGTAAATAGGCAAAGTAGAGGAAAAGAGGAACAGAAAGGATTCGAAAGAGTTTCATAGATGCGGTTAAGTTTTTTGATTGCGGAGAGAAATCCAAGCCAATTATCTTATTGAGGGAACCTTAAGTAGAATGAAAATCCAAACCTTTGTCTTATTTTCTTTTTTGTCTATGTCTGTCTCTTGTGATGATATAGGCCGTAGTATCTTAAAAAATTACAATAAAAAGTATGAAACCGATGGCCAGGTGCTCGGATCCAAACCACTTTTTATCGGTGTTGATGCAAAGCGCAAACAAGTGACCGTTTCCTTACAAGAAGTGGTAAAAGTAAAAGAACCTACAGACATCCAGTTCCCACCGGGGGACAGTCCTTTTTTATTTGCCCTTGAAAAGGCGGGAAATATGATTCTTTTTCACAGAGAAAAAAAGACAAGCCGTGTGCTTGCAAAATTCCCTGTGATCACAGACAGCGAAGAGGGTTTACTTGGTCTCACCTTCCATCCTAAATTTCCCAAACAACCAAAGTTATATACAAACTATGTAAAGTCCATTGCGGGAAAAGATGTCACCATTGTTTCCGAATGGGAAGTGGAAAACCCTACCGATTTTGATTCCATGAAACTAACTAGCGAACGAGTGTTATTGCAAGTGGAACAACCCTATCCCAATCACAATGGGGGACAATTGGCCTTTGGCCCTGATGGACATTTGTACATAGGGCTTGGGGATGGAGGTTGGAGAGCGGATCCCAAAAACAACGGACAAAATCCAAACACTCTTCTTGGTTCTATTTTAAGAATTAGTCCTACGCCAGATGTAACCTTAAAAAAACCATATTCCATTCCTACGGACAATCCTTTTGTGGGAAAGGTGGGTTTTGCCCCAGAGACTTATGCTTACGGAATTCGAAATCCTTGGCGGATGAGTTTTTCACCTGACGGGCGTTTGCTTGTAGCAGATGTGGGACAAGATGCTTATGAAGAAGTGGATATCATTTTATCCGGAAAAAACTATGGGTGGAACCAAACAGAAGGATTCCATTGTTTTACTGACGGCTGTAATACGGTCCTTTACCAACCGCCATTTTATGAATATGGAAGAGACGAAGGACAATCCATCACAGGTGGGTATGTTTATACTGGATCTGCCATTCCGGATTTAAAGGGAATGTATGTGTTTGGAGATTTTATCCAAGGTAAAATTTGGGCCATCGCTGTGCCAAAACCTGGAGAAAATACAAAGATCACAGAAACGATTGCTCTTGGAAAATGGAACTTACTCATTCCTACGTTTGGTCGGGACAATGAGGGAGAAATTTTTGTGGCAGATTACCAATCAGGAACCATTTACAAAATGGTAAAACCGTAATCATTGGATCAGACAGTGTTTCAATTGATTTATCTTTTTTAGTTTTATGGAAGTTTCTTTAAGTTTTATTTATGAAAAAACTATTTTCTAAATTGCCGTTTTACATTCGGTTCCATTTGCTCCTTGCGGGCCTTGGAATCGTATTTCTTACCATCTACCGTGTCGCTTTTTTTACCATGTATTCCTACAGGATTCATGATAAATCAACTTGGATTCTATTAAAAGCCTTCCTAAAAGGCGCGCGTTTTGATATTTCCGTCTTGTGTGTGTTACTCGGCGTCAGTTTGCTTTATTCGAGTTTGCATTTTTTTAATCGTAATAAAATATACAGAGCAGTTTGGCGAACCTTACCTGTTATTTTTATCATCCTGCTTCTTTTTCTTCTCATCGCAGATTTGATCTATTATGAAAACGGAAACAAACATTTGGGATACGAAGCCTTTGCTTATCTTGGGTTTGAGATGTTGCCACTTGTTGGATCTGCTTTTTCCCAAAATCCTTTCCTATTTTTACTAGGAATTCTTGTGATTTCTGCCATTGGGTTTGGAATTTATAAAATCCAATCCAAGTTCCCTTATTCCCATGTAAACTTACATTATAAATGGGCTGGTCTCCAATTCCTTGTGGTGCTGGCTCTTCTTGTTCTTGGAATCCGTGGGGGTGTTCAAACAAGCCCACTTCGTACCAGTGATGCCATCATTACCAAAGAAACCATTATCAATGATTTGGTTCTAAATCCGGGTTTTACTGTCATCACAGACTTAAAGATGACCAAAGTGGATGACCGCCATTTTATGAAGTTAACCGAGGCAAGTGCCATTGTCCAAAAAGAAGTGGCTTATCCCGGCGCAAACTTTGTGAGTGAAGAATATCCACTCCTTCGTAAAACAACAGTTACTTCAACAAAACCTTTGCCACATATAGTTGTTGTGGTTCTCGAAGGTTGGACTGGAAAGTTCATTGATATCATTGGAACGGGAAAAGTGGATGGGAAGGTTGTCACTCCTTACTTCAACCAACTGATCCGCCAAGGAATGTTTTTTAAAAACTTTTTTGCCAGTGGGGGAAGGACAACAAACGGTCTTATGGCATTGATGGGTGGAATTCCTGATAGGCCGGGCCTAACAGCAGTTCGCACTCCACAAATTCTCAATCGTTTTTCTGGCCTTGGGAATATTGCCAAAACCATCGGGTATGAAACTTTATTTGTAACGGGAACTGACCTTAGTTTTAATAACAAAGGAAGTATCATGTATCATTGGGGTTTTGATACTCTGGTCGGAAAAAATGAGTTAGAAAAAAATCCTGAATACAAAACGGGGCCTTGGAGTTATTTGGATGAAGCATCACTCGATGCCATGCACAAACGTCTTCTGAATGTAAAACCAGAAAAACCGATCGTATCAGTCATCCATACAGGAACCACTCATTATCCTTACAAAGTTCCTGAGGAAAAGTATCGTTTGTTTGAGTCCACTACACAAGACAGTGAATACTTAAATGTTTTGCATTATGCGGATTTTGCTTTGAACGAATATATGGAAAAAGCAAAAAAAGCACCTTACTTTAAGGATACGGTTTTCTTTTTTGTTTCTGATCATAGCCACCACCGGTTTCTCAACTACTACGAAGATAGAAATGTTCCTCTACTCATTTATGCTCCTGGAAAAATCAAACCAGAACTAAGAGAAGACATCACTTCCCAACTGGATTTGATTCCCACTATCCTTGGGTTTATGGAAAGAGAAGTTTACTTTAGTGTGATGGGCCGCGATTTGAGAAAAGTAAAAGGATCCTCTGCTTATTTTGCTTATGGGAATATCTTTGGATGGATTGAAGATGATTTTTTGTATTACCAATCTGTGTCTGGCGGACAAGGGGAAACCAAAACCATTAAGTCCCCGTTTGTGGATTTGGGGCTTTGTTACAAGGATGTCAACTTATGCAAAAAACATGGGGATAAAACAAAGGCGTTTTTAAATTTAGGAGACGAACTCCTGAAGTCGAACCAATTGTTCCCTTCGGAGTCCGTTTTAAAAGAGATAAAAAACTAATACCAAGTATTCGAAATATTACTGAGATCAAAAAAAGTCTTTCGTTTGATGACAATCCAAACAAGGGATACAAACGAGAGACCGATCAGTGGGATGGCAAAAATTTCAATATTAGGAATATTGGAATAAACTAAAGCCGCCACAAAGGCTAAGATAAACAATACGTTTCTTACCACTTCTGTTCTTCTTGACCATCGTTTCATCTCCATCGTTCGATCAATCGAAAACAAACTAAAGATGATTACAACAGATAAAATTCCAAGAGTCACCATGTCTTTTTCCAAATTGATTTTGGCAACTTTCCAAATCACAAGACCCACAGCCATAAGAACTGCTGCTTGGAGTGCCACATAGATCATCACACCCATGGGAGGTTTGGGATCATATTTTAGAATTTTTGTTGGCTCTGGTGCTTCGTCGCCACTTGTGATGAGATAACTTGGTTTCCAACCAGGAGGTCCAAAGATGGTTTTAAAAACATCACCAAAAGATTTACACTCCAGAATTTGAAAAAACATATCCTTGAACACGTGTAAGTTGACAGTGATGGGATTGAAGGAATTAACAGGTTTTGTCAATCCATAGATTGGTTCTTCCGTTTCCCATTCAAAGGATCCAAACATCCGGTCCCAAATGATAAAGATACCGCCGTGGTTACGGTCGATGTATTTTTTTTGCACCCCGTGGTGGACTCTATGGTTCGAAGGAGTCACCATAAACTGTTCGAAAATTCCTAGTTTACCCACAAAACGAGTATGAACCACAAACTGATACACTTTTAGAATTCTATGGCTCAGTAAAAACATCTCCCAAGGAATTCCAAGAAGGGCCATGGATAGAAAATAAAGATATTCGAATATTCTTTGTAATCCATTTCCACGAAACGCTACAGATAAATTCATTTCTTGTGTGGAATGGTGGGTGACATGTGTGGCCCAAAACAAATTGATTTCGTGGCAATGCCTGTGGAACCAGTAATAAACAAAATCAGCAAAAACAACAGCAAAAGTCCAAGCACCAAGAGCCGGCCAGTTCACAGAAAAACTAGGGGAGAATTGAAACGGACTTTCCAAAGGAAAAAAATGGTAACCTAAGGCGGAGAGCGAAAAATTTGTCTCTACTTTGTCGTAAACATAGAGTGCTCCCAGGAGGATGACCACTCCAATCAGTGCAAAGATCACACCCGTACTTACATCGGCAATGAGAACGTTTAATCGGTAGTATTGTTTGCCTTTGATGTAGGAAACAAAGATTTCGATTCCTATCAGTGCGACCATGACGATAAAGGCATATTCCATAAAGGCGTCGCTATTCATTCGTAAATTTCCCTCACTAGATACTAGGCTTTTGAATCACAGTGTGTAAGTCAATGTCCATTTGACAGAACCATTTTTCGAATAGGTTTCTTTTGAATTTCAATTTAGACTTGTTTCAGGAAAGAATCTAAGGTATGTCTAAAAGAATTGCTGTAATTTCTTGTCCCGTCGGGGGGCAACGAAAAGATTGGCTAAAGGTGGGAAATCCAAACAAATGAAAGAGGAAATACCGGTTCTCAAAGGGAAAACCAAAAAAGAACTAGAAGAAATCTGTGTTTCTTTGGGTTTGGAAAAATACCGAGCGGCACAAATTTATACAGGCATTTATAAGAGTCGTTATACGAATTTGGATCAGTTTACCACCTTATCCAAAGAAGTCCGTGAAAAACTAAAACAACATACTTCCTTTCCAGAAATTGAACTGGGTCGAGACCTTGCCTCCAAAGAAGATGGGACTCGGAAATTCACTTTTTATGTAGGTGAAAACAAAGAAATCGAAGCGGTTTGGATTCCTTCCGGTGATGGGGGACGAAAGACCATCTGTATCTCTTCCCAAATTGGTTGTACTCTCAATTGTAAATTCTGTGCAACAGGACTTTTGGAATACAAGGGCAATCTCCATACTTGGCAAATCCTAGATCAAGTATTGCAAGTGGAACGGCTTGTTGGCGACCGTGCCACCAATATCGTTTTTATGGGAATGGGTGAACCCATGCACAATTATTTTTCTGTGATGAAAGCGGCCCATATCCTCAGAGACCAAGATGGATTTGGCCTTGGAGCACTTCGAATTACCATTTCCACGGCCGGTGTCACCACAGGGATCAATCGATTTATCGAAAACAAAGAACCTTTCAATTTTGCGATTTCTCTCAACCATCCAAACCCCAACTCACGTTCATCTGTGATGGATGTAAACGACAAACATCCGTTAGAGAAACTGATCGAATCAGCAAAACGATTCACTAAGGAACTGGACCGAGCCATTACCTTTGAATATGTAATGATCCCGGAAGTGAATATGGGTCGTGACAATGCGGAACGACTCGCCAAAATTTCTCGTTCTGTAAACAAATGCAAAATCAATGTCATCCCTCTCAATACAGATTTTACTGGATGGCGTAGACCCACAGATGATGAAGTCAAAGATTTTGTTATGCATCTCAAAGCTAAAACAACAGCTCCCATCCTCAATCGCAGAAGTCCTGGTCGGGACATCAATGGTGCTTGCGGAATGTTAGCGTTAAAAGGAATACGAAGTGAAACTAGGTAATTGGATTTTAACTTTTGCGTTGGTCCTATTGGTAACAAACTGCCAAGATATAGTCGAAAAAAAATGCCAAGCGGCTTGTGAAGTTTTTATCTCTTGTACAGAAGAAGAACTAAAACTCACTTTAGCACCTGATGTGAAACGCACAGGTAGGATCCAATGTATGGATGGATGCACCACTCATAATAGTGATATTTTACAATGTTATGACCAAGAACCCAATTCCTGTAAAGGATTTGGACAATGCCTAATCCAAATTGGTACCTTAGAATGAAAGAAACACTTAACACATCCGAAAGAATTTTTTATCGAATTTTACTGCTCCTGGCAGCCCTTCCTGTTTTGTTCACTCTGCCTTTGGATGTGATTGACATTGATAGTTCGCAGTATGCAAGTATTAGCCGTGAACTCGTGTTATCTGGAGATTTTTTTACTTTATTTGACAATGGTAGAAGATACTTAGATAAACCCATCTTAACCTTTTGGACCATTGCAACTTCGTTTTCTCTTTTTGGAATCAGTAATATTGCCTTCCGAATTCCGGCTATTTTACTCAGTTTACTTTCCGTTTATTCCATTTATCGCATTACCATTTTAACAGGTGGAAAAGAAAGACAAGGTTATTTGGCCTCTTTTGCTTATCTTTTGGCACCTGGATTTTATGCG comes from the Leptospira bourretii genome and includes:
- a CDS encoding Cys-rich protein; the protein is MKLGNWILTFALVLLVTNCQDIVEKKCQAACEVFISCTEEELKLTLAPDVKRTGRIQCMDGCTTHNSDILQCYDQEPNSCKGFGQCLIQIGTLE
- a CDS encoding LTA synthase family protein yields the protein MKKLFSKLPFYIRFHLLLAGLGIVFLTIYRVAFFTMYSYRIHDKSTWILLKAFLKGARFDISVLCVLLGVSLLYSSLHFFNRNKIYRAVWRTLPVIFIILLLFLLIADLIYYENGNKHLGYEAFAYLGFEMLPLVGSAFSQNPFLFLLGILVISAIGFGIYKIQSKFPYSHVNLHYKWAGLQFLVVLALLVLGIRGGVQTSPLRTSDAIITKETIINDLVLNPGFTVITDLKMTKVDDRHFMKLTEASAIVQKEVAYPGANFVSEEYPLLRKTTVTSTKPLPHIVVVVLEGWTGKFIDIIGTGKVDGKVVTPYFNQLIRQGMFFKNFFASGGRTTNGLMALMGGIPDRPGLTAVRTPQILNRFSGLGNIAKTIGYETLFVTGTDLSFNNKGSIMYHWGFDTLVGKNELEKNPEYKTGPWSYLDEASLDAMHKRLLNVKPEKPIVSVIHTGTTHYPYKVPEEKYRLFESTTQDSEYLNVLHYADFALNEYMEKAKKAPYFKDTVFFFVSDHSHHRFLNYYEDRNVPLLIYAPGKIKPELREDITSQLDLIPTILGFMEREVYFSVMGRDLRKVKGSSAYFAYGNIFGWIEDDFLYYQSVSGGQGETKTIKSPFVDLGLCYKDVNLCKKHGDKTKAFLNLGDELLKSNQLFPSESVLKEIKN
- a CDS encoding peroxiredoxin; its protein translation is MPQVTSHAPDFKATAVIGDSFKEIKLSDYKGKWVVLFFYPLDFTFVCPTEIIEYDAKLEDFKKIGAEVLGVSVDSEFSHLAWKKTARKEGGIGEIKYPLIADKTKEIAKSFGVLIESGPDAGVALRGTFIIDPAGIIRQATVNDLPVGRNIEEAVRLIKAFQFVEKHGEVCPANWDEGKKTMKADPTGSKAYFASVN
- a CDS encoding PQQ-dependent sugar dehydrogenase, coding for MKIQTFVLFSFLSMSVSCDDIGRSILKNYNKKYETDGQVLGSKPLFIGVDAKRKQVTVSLQEVVKVKEPTDIQFPPGDSPFLFALEKAGNMILFHREKKTSRVLAKFPVITDSEEGLLGLTFHPKFPKQPKLYTNYVKSIAGKDVTIVSEWEVENPTDFDSMKLTSERVLLQVEQPYPNHNGGQLAFGPDGHLYIGLGDGGWRADPKNNGQNPNTLLGSILRISPTPDVTLKKPYSIPTDNPFVGKVGFAPETYAYGIRNPWRMSFSPDGRLLVADVGQDAYEEVDIILSGKNYGWNQTEGFHCFTDGCNTVLYQPPFYEYGRDEGQSITGGYVYTGSAIPDLKGMYVFGDFIQGKIWAIAVPKPGENTKITETIALGKWNLLIPTFGRDNEGEIFVADYQSGTIYKMVKP
- the rlmN gene encoding 23S rRNA (adenine(2503)-C(2))-methyltransferase RlmN, whose translation is MKEEIPVLKGKTKKELEEICVSLGLEKYRAAQIYTGIYKSRYTNLDQFTTLSKEVREKLKQHTSFPEIELGRDLASKEDGTRKFTFYVGENKEIEAVWIPSGDGGRKTICISSQIGCTLNCKFCATGLLEYKGNLHTWQILDQVLQVERLVGDRATNIVFMGMGEPMHNYFSVMKAAHILRDQDGFGLGALRITISTAGVTTGINRFIENKEPFNFAISLNHPNPNSRSSVMDVNDKHPLEKLIESAKRFTKELDRAITFEYVMIPEVNMGRDNAERLAKISRSVNKCKINVIPLNTDFTGWRRPTDDEVKDFVMHLKAKTTAPILNRRSPGRDINGACGMLALKGIRSETR
- a CDS encoding transmembrane 220 family protein, encoding MKLFRILSVPLFLYFAYLQLNDPDPYLWFPIYAFVALIALASLFRPVPKFVGWILIPIYLVLSGYYFSQTPYFGMEVEEVREFLGLLIASAAVALLIFKK
- the sufB gene encoding Fe-S cluster assembly protein SufB; translated protein: MESTTDLDKVSLGFYKPDNFPKGLTRKVVESISHIKNEPSWLSEFRLKAFEVYEQKPMPTWGFIPQFQINIDDYVHYVGSNQKKKKSWDEVDPEILRSFEKLGIPEHERKYLAGIETMNDSETIYANVKKELTDLGILFCDIDTAIREYPELVREYLGTVVTIGDNKFSALNSAVFSGGSFAYIPKGVKTPMPLQAYFKVTAASSGQYERTLLIADEGAHLEYSEGCTSVQDKGTNFHTAVVELVAKKNSKIFYTTIQNWKKNMYNWTVKRGICEEAAHITWTDCNIGANTIKYPGIILQGDHSTGDVLSLAFAGSGQVQDTGARIIHVGKNTRSNILAKGVALDGGINSYRGLVKFEPSSKGSYSHIKCDGLMMDNRSQSHAYPYNDVSGEEGTLNYEATVSKIDDDQLFYLQSRGMNEDDAKLLIINGFCEGVTKHLDVEYSVEMTKLIKMILEDGKVIAET
- a CDS encoding sterol desaturase family protein — encoded protein: MNSDAFMEYAFIVMVALIGIEIFVSYIKGKQYYRLNVLIADVSTGVIFALIGVVILLGALYVYDKVETNFSLSALGYHFFPLESPFQFSPSFSVNWPALGAWTFAVVFADFVYYWFHRHCHEINLFWATHVTHHSTQEMNLSVAFRGNGLQRIFEYLYFLSMALLGIPWEMFLLSHRILKVYQFVVHTRFVGKLGIFEQFMVTPSNHRVHHGVQKKYIDRNHGGIFIIWDRMFGSFEWETEEPIYGLTKPVNSFNPITVNLHVFKDMFFQILECKSFGDVFKTIFGPPGWKPSYLITSGDEAPEPTKILKYDPKPPMGVMIYVALQAAVLMAVGLVIWKVAKINLEKDMVTLGILSVVIIFSLFSIDRTMEMKRWSRRTEVVRNVLFILAFVAALVYSNIPNIEIFAIPLIGLSFVSLVWIVIKRKTFFDLSNISNTWY